One stretch of Microcebus murinus isolate Inina chromosome 12, M.murinus_Inina_mat1.0, whole genome shotgun sequence DNA includes these proteins:
- the INIP gene encoding SOSS complex subunit C: MAANSSGQGFQNKNRVAILAELDKEKRKLLMQNQSSTTHPGASIALSRPSLNKDFRDHAEQQHIAAQQKAALQHAHAHSSGYFITQDSAFGNLILPVLPRLDPE; this comes from the exons ATGGCAGCAAATTCTTCAGGACAAG gttttcaaaacaaaaatagagttGCAATTTTGGCAGAACtggacaaagagaaaagaaaattacttatGCAGAACCAATCTTCAACAACTCATCCTGGAGCTAG CATCGCACTCTCCAGACCTTCTCTGAACAAGGACTTCCGGGACCATGCCGAGCAGCAGCACATTGCAGCTCAGCAGAAGGCAGCTTTGCAG CATGCTCACGCGCATTCATCTGGATACTTCATAACTCAAGACTCTGCATTTGGGAATCTTATTCTTCCTGTTTTACCTCGCCTTGACCcagaatga